CTCCGCACGCGCAAACTTTCTCCGGCGCAAGAAGCAACGGCGCATTACTTTACGGCGAACGCATGGGAGAACAGGCGGCATCAAAAGGAAGATGCCGGAATCTGGGCGTGGGAGCAGCCTGAAATCCAGGCGCAAATTCTTGAGTTGCGCCGAGCGGAGCAGCATCAGGGCTTTGCCCAGTTGCCTGTCTTTCAACGCTGCCGGATACGAACGAACCTCGCCAATCAATTCGGCTTTATCGGCCGCTTCATCGAGGCGGGAGAAGCCCGAAGCCTCGCTCTCGAAGAGGATCCTCGATTTGCGATGGCTCTTGGCAATCAGGGAATCGGCCTCATGAGCTATGCGCAGTCTCTCTATGACCCCGGGCACGCCGGCGCCATGCTGACTGCCGCGCATGACCTGCTGACCAGCGCGCTTGCCGCGGATGCTCGATATGAGAGTGCAGGATACCTCGAGGTGCAGGCTCAATTCCGACGCCAAAAGGATGAGGTCGCAAGGCGCGTGAATGTTGCCGAAGTTCGAAAGCGCGTCGGCAAGCGTTTCAGCGTGGGGCGCAGCGCAAGTGAGAGGTCGTACCGGACCTGGTGCCTGTCGCACCGGCTCTTCCTCAACCCGTTGAACGATCTTGGACCTCTTCCGATTGCTGCGAATGATGTTCTGACGCTTCCTTCGCTGAGAGGGAGTTTGGGCGATGAACGCGTGCCGCGCGTCATTGGGTTCTATAACCAGATGAAGCAGGAGTACGTCTCCGCGCGGTTCACCTACTACGAAGGGCTGCGCGGAGAGAATCTCCACTTTTCTGACCGCGACGTGCTGCTTTATGACGCGCCTGAACTGCCGCACTACTCGCTCGCGGCGGAGCGGCAACGTGCCGCGTTCAGAACCGCATACTCGTTGCTCGATAAGATCGCGTTCTTCCTGAATGACTATCTCGACCTCGGCATAAAGCCGCAGGCGGTGTCATTCCGAAAACTCTGGTACGCCAAGGGCCAGACGGCGCTGCTCCCGCGATTTGAGAAAAACGACAACTGGCCGCTTCGCGGTTTGTTCTGGCTCTCGAAGGATCTATTCGAGGAAAAGTTACAGGCTTCAACCGATCCGGAAGCCAAGGCGCTTGACCGGCTGCGAAACTTCTTTGAACACCGCTACGTCCAGATTTATGAGGACGGCGACCGGAGCATCGAGACGCAAGCCGAGGAAGCGGATAGCGAATACCGCTATCTCATTTCACGCGGCGCGCTTGCCGCAAAGACCCTGCGCTTGCTCCGACTCTCGCGGGCAGCCCTGATCTACCTTTCATTGGCTGTGCATCGCGAGGAAAGGAAGCGCTCGGATGCTTCCGGCAAAGGCATCGCCTTCCCGATCAAGCTGACGCCGCTTGACGATGACTGGAAGCGGTAGGCGCGCGATGCCGATGTACTTCGTGAAATTCGAAGTGATTCCGACGGAGCACAATGCGCAACATTCAATGTTGCAAGGCGCGCTTGCCCATTGCTGGATCATCGAGCACACCGAAATCGCTGCGTACAACAAGGCACGCTTCTTCATCTTGAGGGAAGAATGGGAGATCACGGCAACGGAGGAGTTCCCCGTCGAGGTTACGGAAGAGGATTTTCAGGATCGGAATATCGGCCTGGCGCAATTCAACAAGGCGCAGGAAACCGG
This sequence is a window from Pseudomonadota bacterium. Protein-coding genes within it:
- a CDS encoding LA2681 family HEPN domain-containing protein; its protein translation is MMKGRPSSLDELIERQIAEIGEDEAIDHIGLLIDTSFDEKSEAGTTRAFELLEQLRTRKLSPAQEATAHYFTANAWENRRHQKEDAGIWAWEQPEIQAQILELRRAEQHQGFAQLPVFQRCRIRTNLANQFGFIGRFIEAGEARSLALEEDPRFAMALGNQGIGLMSYAQSLYDPGHAGAMLTAAHDLLTSALAADARYESAGYLEVQAQFRRQKDEVARRVNVAEVRKRVGKRFSVGRSASERSYRTWCLSHRLFLNPLNDLGPLPIAANDVLTLPSLRGSLGDERVPRVIGFYNQMKQEYVSARFTYYEGLRGENLHFSDRDVLLYDAPELPHYSLAAERQRAAFRTAYSLLDKIAFFLNDYLDLGIKPQAVSFRKLWYAKGQTALLPRFEKNDNWPLRGLFWLSKDLFEEKLQASTDPEAKALDRLRNFFEHRYVQIYEDGDRSIETQAEEADSEYRYLISRGALAAKTLRLLRLSRAALIYLSLAVHREERKRSDASGKGIAFPIKLTPLDDDWKR